One Oryza glaberrima chromosome 11, OglaRS2, whole genome shotgun sequence genomic region harbors:
- the LOC127754944 gene encoding leucine-rich repeat protein 2-like: MGAHSSAAAAALFTGFLALATLVSCNTEGDILYAQRLAWKDPFNVLQSWDPTLVNPCTWFHVTCNNNNSVVRVDLGLAGLSGPLIPQLGGLSYLQYLELYGNELNGSIPAALGNLSSLVSLDLQGNLLTGAIPDSLGAISTLRNLRLYGNNLTGTIPQSLGSLTSLVKLELQKNSLSGTIPASLGNIKTLELLRLNKNSLTGTVPMEVLSLVLVGNLTELNVAGNNLDGTVGSTGWRVTTIIQDNLKTSG; this comes from the exons ATGGGGGCTCAttcttcagcagcagcagcagctctgtTCACTGGCTTTCTTGCCTTGGCTACACTTGTGAGCTGCAACACTGAAG GTGACATTCTGTACGCACAAAGGCTGGCATGGAAGGACCCCTTCAATGTGCTGCAGAGTTGGGATCCAACCCTTGTAAATCCCTGCACCTGGTTCCATGTCACCTGCAACAATAACAACTCTGTGGTCCGCGT GGATTTGGGGTTAGCAGGTCTATCAGGTCCTCTGATTCCACAGCTGGGAGGACTGAGTTACCTTCAGTACCT TGAACTGTATGGGAATGAGCTGAATGGATCAATACCAGCAGCACTGGGCAACCTGAGCAGTCTTGTCAGCCTTGATCTCCAGGGCAACCTGCTCACTGGCGCGATACCGGATTCGCTAGGCGCCATTAGCACCCTGCGAAATCT GAGGTTGTATGGGAACAACCTGACTGGCACCATACCACAATCTTTGGGCAGCCTGACGAGCCTTGTCAAATTGGAGCTTCAGAAGAATTCATTGAGTGGCACCATCCCTGCTTCTCTCGGCAACATCAAGACATTGGAGTTGTT GCGACTGAACAAAAATTCACTTACCGGCACAGTGCCAATGGAAGTCCTCTCCCTTGTCCTTGTCGGCAACTTGACTGAGCT AAATGTTGCTGGAAACAATTTGGACGGCACTGTCGGATCAACTGGGTGGAGAG TGACTACCATCATTCAGGACAATCTGAAGACCTCAGGCTGA
- the LOC127755030 gene encoding leucine-rich repeat protein 1-like isoform X2: protein MGSQFAGAKISVVLLTGLVALATLVNCNTEGDILYKQRVAWEDPHNVLQTWDPTLHNPCSWMRVMCNSDNTVIRVDLGDADISGPLIPQLGGLKNLQYLELYGNRLNGSIPAALGKMEHLVSLDLYSNLLTGTIPTSLGAMSRLRYLRLSQNKLRGAIPPSLGNLMSLEDLELHKNALSGSIPASLGNIKTLNYLRLNGNMLTGTVPLEILSLLVSNLVELNVANNNLDGTDRESGTRVTTIIQDMPKTAS from the exons ATGGGGTCTCAGTTTGCAGGAGCAAAAATATCAGTTGTTCTCCTCACTGGCCTTGTTGCTCTTGCAACACTTGTCAACTGCAACACTGAAG GTGACATACTGTACAAGCAAAGGGTAGCTTGGGAGGACCCCCACAATGTGCTGCAGACCTGGGATCCAACCCTTCACAATCCCTGCAGTTGGATGCGCGTCATGTGCAACAGTGATAACACCGTCATTCGTGT GGATTTGGGGGATGCAGACATCTCAGGACCTCTGATTCCTCAATTGGGTGGACTGAAAAATCTCCAGTACCT TGAGTTGTACGGGAATCGCCTGAATGGATCAATTCCAGCAGCACTGGGCAAGATGGAACATCTAGTCAGCCTTGATCTTTATAGCAACCTGCTCACTGGCACGATACCAACTTCGCTTGGTGCCATGAGCCGTTTGCGATATCT GAGGTTATCTCAGAACAAACTGAGAGGGGCAATACCCCCATCACTGGGCAATCTGATGAGCCTTGAGGATTTGGAGCTTCACAAGAATGCATTGAGTGGCTCTATTCCGGCTTCTCTGGGCAATATCAAAACATTGAATTACTT GCGGTTGAATGGTAATATGCTGACTGGCACTGTGCCGTTGGAAATCCTCTCTCTTCTTGTCTCCAACCTAGTTGAATT AAATGTTGCGAATAATAATCTGGATGGCACAGACAGAGAATCTGGAACGAGAG TTACTACCATTATCCAGGACATGCCGAAAACTGCAAGTTGA
- the LOC127755030 gene encoding leucine-rich repeat protein 1-like isoform X1, translated as MGSQFAGAKISVVLLTGLVALATLVNCNTEGDILYKQRVAWEDPHNVLQTWDPTLHNPCSWMRVMCNSDNTVIRVDLGDADISGPLIPQLGGLKNLQYLELYGNRLNGSIPAALGKMEHLVSLDLYSNLLTGTIPTSLGAMSRLRYLRLSQNKLRGAIPPSLGNLMSLEDLELHKNALSGSIPASLGNIKTLNYLRLNGNMLTGTVPLEILSLLVSNLVELNVANNNLDGTDRESGTRGMYHLKLFWLRTSMLNIEAGF; from the exons ATGGGGTCTCAGTTTGCAGGAGCAAAAATATCAGTTGTTCTCCTCACTGGCCTTGTTGCTCTTGCAACACTTGTCAACTGCAACACTGAAG GTGACATACTGTACAAGCAAAGGGTAGCTTGGGAGGACCCCCACAATGTGCTGCAGACCTGGGATCCAACCCTTCACAATCCCTGCAGTTGGATGCGCGTCATGTGCAACAGTGATAACACCGTCATTCGTGT GGATTTGGGGGATGCAGACATCTCAGGACCTCTGATTCCTCAATTGGGTGGACTGAAAAATCTCCAGTACCT TGAGTTGTACGGGAATCGCCTGAATGGATCAATTCCAGCAGCACTGGGCAAGATGGAACATCTAGTCAGCCTTGATCTTTATAGCAACCTGCTCACTGGCACGATACCAACTTCGCTTGGTGCCATGAGCCGTTTGCGATATCT GAGGTTATCTCAGAACAAACTGAGAGGGGCAATACCCCCATCACTGGGCAATCTGATGAGCCTTGAGGATTTGGAGCTTCACAAGAATGCATTGAGTGGCTCTATTCCGGCTTCTCTGGGCAATATCAAAACATTGAATTACTT GCGGTTGAATGGTAATATGCTGACTGGCACTGTGCCGTTGGAAATCCTCTCTCTTCTTGTCTCCAACCTAGTTGAATT AAATGTTGCGAATAATAATCTGGATGGCACAGACAGAGAATCTGGAACGAGAGGTATGTATCATTTGAAGCTCTTTTGGCTGCGTACATCCATGTTGAATATAGAGGCCGggttttaa